The Diaphorobacter ruginosibacter genome contains a region encoding:
- a CDS encoding GNAT family N-acetyltransferase → MSDLPSPTMPLSDGSLPRGSLHRPSDANRVGQAAETRGGIEVSWARNLDEVREAQKLRFDVFVSEMGAQLNTPLAGHDIDLFDDYCEHLLVRDSATRQVVGTYRVLTPVQARRVGSTYSDTEFDLTRLRSLRSRMVELGRSCVHPDHRHGGVVLALWGALADFMVRNALDTMIGCASIPMLHNGVVTGDVAASIYRRISETHMAPIEYHVRPRLPLPLETLDSSLNVEPPALIKGYLRLGTRILGAPAWDPDFNTADLPMLMRLEDLPPKYRKHFLQR, encoded by the coding sequence ATGAGCGACCTGCCAAGCCCGACGATGCCACTGAGCGACGGTTCCTTGCCCAGGGGGTCACTTCACCGCCCATCTGATGCGAACCGCGTGGGGCAGGCTGCAGAAACGCGTGGCGGGATTGAGGTTTCGTGGGCGCGCAACCTCGATGAAGTGAGGGAGGCGCAGAAGCTGCGCTTCGACGTGTTCGTCTCGGAGATGGGCGCGCAGCTCAATACGCCGCTGGCCGGGCATGATATCGACCTGTTCGACGACTATTGCGAGCACCTGCTGGTGCGTGATTCGGCAACCCGTCAGGTCGTGGGAACCTACCGTGTGCTGACGCCGGTGCAGGCACGCCGCGTGGGCAGCACCTACAGCGACACCGAGTTCGACCTGACCCGCCTGCGCAGCCTGCGTAGCCGCATGGTGGAATTGGGCCGCAGCTGCGTGCATCCCGACCATCGCCATGGCGGCGTGGTACTGGCTCTCTGGGGTGCGCTTGCCGACTTCATGGTGCGCAATGCGCTCGACACCATGATCGGCTGCGCCAGTATCCCGATGCTGCACAACGGCGTGGTGACGGGCGATGTGGCTGCCAGCATCTACCGCCGCATCAGCGAGACCCACATGGCGCCGATCGAATACCACGTGCGTCCGCGCCTGCCGCTGCCGCTGGAAACCCTGGACAGCAGCCTGAACGTCGAGCCGCCTGCGCTGATCAAGGGCTATCTGCGGCTGGGCACCCGCATCCTGGGCGCACCGGCCTGGGACCCGGACTTCAACACGGCCGACCTGCCGATGCTGATGCGCCTCGAGGATCTGCCACCCAAGTACCGCAAGCATTTCCTGCAGCGCTGA
- the ppk1 gene encoding polyphosphate kinase 1, protein MGLDGRRVTLLDRDHSILAFNERVFDWAVRTDVPLLERLRYLCIVSSNLDEFFEVRAAAHLTAAQQGETKGEYSIGSFEALSEKAHALVARQYALYNDSLMPAFEAQGIRVVSHGERNGAQKRWVREYFQRDVRPLLIPVGLDPSHPFPQVANKSLNFIVRLKGGDAFGRQNEIAIVKVPRILPRIIRLPAEVARDGVQLVTLSSIIRSHLADLFPGREVTEFSQFRVTRHSDLAVDEEDVRNLRMALRQGLQHRHFGQAVRLEVSASCSRHLSDFLLSQFNLPGPALYRVQGPVNLVRLSQMVELVADRRLLFPAWQPAWPEQLPRSGSILAELKKRDVLIHQPFESFDGVLAFLREAVHDPKVLVIKQTIYRTGSDAAMLDLLREAVRRGKEVTAVVELKARFDEEANINWAEALESVGAQVVYGVVGLKTHAKMLLVTRREGRQLRRYGHLATGNYNPRTAKLYTDLSMLTADERITADMDTVFDHLANQNRVPHLDQMLLAPFDMQQRFVEMVEQVGQAAARGEYARIVAKMNSLTDEALIQALLQAGQHGAHIDLIVRGACMLPAQVPGVSERIRVRSVIGRFLEHTRVFYFGMGESQELYLSSADWMNRNMLRRVELAWPVKDRKLRQRIIDECLVAYLHDDRDAWTLQSDGHYRRAEHVTDGLGAQNALMARYAPSRK, encoded by the coding sequence ATGGGTCTCGATGGCCGGCGTGTCACCTTGCTGGATCGCGACCACAGCATTCTGGCATTCAACGAGCGGGTGTTCGACTGGGCCGTGCGCACCGACGTGCCGCTGCTCGAGCGCCTGCGCTACCTGTGCATCGTTTCGTCCAACCTCGATGAGTTCTTCGAGGTGCGCGCGGCGGCCCACCTGACGGCGGCGCAGCAGGGCGAAACCAAGGGCGAGTACAGCATCGGCTCGTTCGAAGCTTTGTCTGAAAAGGCCCATGCCCTGGTGGCGCGCCAGTATGCGCTCTACAACGACTCGCTCATGCCGGCCTTCGAGGCGCAGGGCATCCGCGTGGTGTCGCATGGCGAGCGCAACGGCGCGCAGAAGCGCTGGGTGCGCGAGTATTTCCAGCGCGATGTGCGCCCGCTGCTGATTCCCGTGGGGCTCGATCCCTCCCATCCGTTCCCACAGGTGGCCAACAAGTCGCTCAATTTCATCGTGCGCCTGAAGGGCGGCGACGCCTTTGGTCGGCAGAATGAGATCGCCATCGTGAAGGTGCCGCGCATTCTGCCGCGCATCATCCGCCTGCCTGCCGAGGTCGCGCGCGATGGCGTGCAGCTGGTCACGCTGTCGAGCATCATCCGTTCCCATCTGGCCGACCTGTTCCCGGGGCGCGAGGTCACCGAATTCTCCCAGTTCCGTGTCACGCGCCATTCGGACCTGGCGGTGGACGAAGAGGACGTGCGCAATCTGCGCATGGCATTGCGCCAGGGGCTGCAGCACCGGCATTTTGGGCAGGCTGTGCGGCTCGAAGTATCGGCCAGTTGCTCGCGCCATCTGTCGGACTTCCTGCTTTCGCAATTCAACCTGCCCGGACCTGCGCTGTACCGCGTGCAGGGGCCCGTCAACCTGGTGCGGCTGTCGCAGATGGTGGAACTGGTGGCTGATCGCCGCCTGCTGTTCCCGGCCTGGCAACCAGCCTGGCCCGAGCAGTTGCCGCGCAGCGGCTCGATCCTTGCCGAGTTGAAGAAGCGCGACGTCCTGATTCACCAGCCGTTCGAGAGCTTCGACGGCGTGCTCGCGTTTCTGCGCGAGGCCGTCCACGACCCCAAGGTGCTGGTGATCAAGCAGACCATCTACCGCACGGGCTCTGATGCTGCCATGCTTGATCTGTTGCGCGAGGCCGTGCGCCGGGGCAAGGAGGTCACCGCGGTGGTCGAGTTGAAGGCGCGATTCGACGAAGAGGCCAATATCAACTGGGCCGAGGCGCTGGAGTCCGTTGGCGCGCAGGTCGTCTACGGCGTGGTCGGGCTCAAGACGCACGCGAAGATGCTGCTGGTCACGCGCCGGGAGGGGAGGCAGCTGCGGCGCTACGGGCACCTGGCCACGGGCAACTACAACCCCCGAACGGCCAAGCTCTACACCGACCTGAGCATGCTGACCGCGGATGAGCGCATCACGGCCGACATGGACACGGTGTTCGATCACCTGGCCAACCAGAACCGCGTGCCGCATCTCGACCAGATGCTGCTGGCGCCGTTCGACATGCAGCAACGCTTCGTCGAGATGGTGGAGCAGGTGGGGCAGGCCGCGGCGCGCGGCGAGTATGCGCGCATTGTCGCCAAGATGAATTCACTGACGGACGAGGCGCTGATCCAGGCACTGCTGCAGGCGGGCCAGCACGGAGCCCACATCGACCTGATCGTGCGCGGTGCCTGCATGCTGCCGGCACAGGTCCCGGGCGTGTCGGAGCGCATCCGCGTGCGCTCCGTGATCGGCAGGTTCCTGGAGCACACGCGCGTCTTCTATTTCGGCATGGGCGAGTCGCAGGAGCTCTATCTGTCGAGCGCCGACTGGATGAACCGGAACATGCTGCGCCGTGTGGAACTCGCCTGGCCGGTGAAGGACAGGAAGCTGCGCCAGCGCATCATCGACGAATGCCTCGTGGCCTACCTGCACGACGATCGCGATGCCTGGACGCTGCAGTCCGACGGCCACTATCGCCGTGCGGAGCATGTGACGGACGGGCTCGGAGCGCAGAATGCACTGATGGCCCGCTACGCGCCGTCACGCAAGTGA
- the sixA gene encoding phosphohistidine phosphatase SixA, whose amino-acid sequence MDLILWRHAEAEDAADGDEDLQRPLTGRGEKQATRMSAWLDRQLPEGLRVLVSPAVRTEQTARALGRKYKLRAELLPGGSVEDVLELAQWPRSRGAVLVVGHQPMLGEIAARLLGMTASQCSIRKGSVWWLRHRSRQEIEETILLSVQSPDFL is encoded by the coding sequence ATGGATCTGATTCTCTGGAGACACGCAGAGGCCGAGGACGCAGCCGACGGTGACGAGGATTTGCAGCGCCCGCTCACCGGCCGGGGCGAGAAGCAGGCCACGCGCATGTCGGCATGGCTTGATCGCCAGTTGCCAGAGGGATTGCGCGTGCTGGTCAGCCCGGCAGTGCGCACCGAGCAGACGGCACGGGCGCTCGGGCGCAAGTACAAACTGCGTGCCGAGCTGCTGCCTGGCGGTTCGGTGGAAGACGTGCTGGAACTCGCGCAATGGCCGCGCTCGCGCGGTGCGGTGCTGGTGGTCGGTCACCAGCCCATGCTGGGCGAGATCGCTGCCAGGTTGCTGGGAATGACGGCCAGCCAGTGCTCCATCCGCAAGGGATCGGTCTGGTGGCTCAGGCACCGCAGCCGGCAGGAGATCGAGGAAACGATCCTGCTGTCGGTGCAATCGCCTGATTTTCTGTGA